The DNA region AATGCCCACATCTCTGCCATCCCCCAGCGGGTGAGGGACCGTGGGGCCCGGCActgccttcccagcctcccttcgTCCCTCGCTAGCCCCCGCTGGGGAGGAGGGCCCATTCCCCGCAGCCCCCACCTGAGGCCCCCACCTCGTGCTCTGTGATGTTGATGAGCAGCTCCTGTTGCAAAAACTGCTCCAGGACGTACTTGGGGGCCATGTCAACCAGCGACTGGAAGAGAGACCGCCCTCAGGCACAGCCAAGAGCCAGGACCACCCCACCGTTGGCTCCCTGGAGGCTGGCGGGGGCGGGAAGCCAGAGAGGGTTTGCTTTCACACCCCAATAAACCGCCAAGCATTGCAATTCAGCAAAACCCACCACCAGGCAGCCGGGCTCCTCCGCAGGGAGAGCCCGCCCACCCAACAGGGGCCTCGGCCCGGTGTCACGGTGACAACCAGGTGATGCTCGCGTGTTTCCATCTGACAAAATGCTCCCGGGGCTCGTCCTCGAGCCGATGGGGCTGGGAGTGTCCTGCAGCCCCCAAGCACAGGACGAAGAGTGCTTACTGGTCCTCCGTCCCGTCCTGTCACAGACGGGGCACCGACCGCCCTGCCACTCTGGCCCTGCCCCTCAGCGAGGGACAACCGCTCCTTCTCAGATCCCAGTCCCCGGGGGTCCCCTCGGGATGGGCGAAGGGCCCCGTGAGGAGCTGTGGCAGGAAGGGAAGCGAGGTGCTCAGGGCCGAATGAGAGACAGCGGGGCTCAGCACCTGGGCAGGGCCCCCACCCACCTGCTTGGCGGAGGGGGTCATGCCCTGCTGCACCACAATGAGGGCGCGGGTGATGTTCTCTTCCTGCATCCGCTGGCAGTACACCTTGATCGTCTTGATGCCGACCTTGGGCTCCTCTGCGGACAGAACGCACGGCGGTCTGCACTGCCGGGGCCCCTCTCGCCGTGCGGGCCCGGCTCCCTCGCCCTCTCGGGCACCCGGGCGCTAGCTCTGCTGTGCCGAGGGGCCCCTGTGCCACTCCGGAACGGCCCCTTCTCTCTGAGGCCTCAGCTTCCCCACACACACGACAGGAACCTGGCTGCTGGCTCCCAGACCAGGGGGCTGGCCGCCTCCACGTCACCTGGGGAGCTGAAAGGTGCCTGGCAGCCCGGACTTACTGGACCCCTTCCTGGAAGTAGGATCTGGGACGCATGTGGTCCGGGGCCTCAGTGGTGCCAGGGTTTGGGAACGCCCACATCAAGCGCTTCGTCTAGTCTACGGGAGCCCGAGGTCCCACCACGGAGACTACCTCCCGTCCCTGCACTGCCGGTGGGGTGCCAGGTCACCACGGCGCAcaggcccagagcctggcacgaTGGGACCTCTGGACTCCGGGAGCCCAGCAGACGGGCAGCCCCTGGTGCCAGGACCCACACGGGGCTCCCGGCCAGGCCCCTGCCCGCTGCTCCGTCACGGCACCCTCCTGAGACCCTCGCTCCACCGACGGGCAGTATCGTGGGCTGAGTCGTGTCCCCCCAAAGCCCTTACGTTAGAGTCCCAACCCCCAATACCTCGAACACGACTGCATTTGGAAACAACGCTAAATTTACGCGAGGTCATCGGGGCAGACCCGAATCCAACCGACTGCTGTCCTTCTAGGACACGAAGACAGAGACGCAAAGAGCAAGcggccgtgtgaggacacagggcgAAGGCGGCAGACCGCCAGCCCTGCTGATACCTGGCGTCAGACTTCGTGCCTCCGGCGCTGGGAGCGGAGCGGTCGCAGACGCTCAAGCCGCCAGGTCGGGGGTGCTGTGTGGACTAACACGGCAGGAACCCCAGTCCTGAGCTATGGCCCGCGGGAGAACACGGACGCCCCCACTCTCGGGAGGCTGAGACAGCGCCACAGGGACGCAGGCGGCTAAGCACCAATGCCTCCAACAAGCACGCCTCACACACGGGGACGCTTCCTGTGAAAGCACCAGCTGGGTCCATTGTGTAAACGTGTGCCACCCCCCTTGATTCCAGGCAGTGGGCTGGGCCCCCAAGTGCTCACCCCACAGCACAGCCTCCCGACCCTTATGGGCCTCAGAGTCGGGCTGCCTCAGTGAGCAGGTGCtaagacagagggacacaggggGCCCGGGACACCCCTCGGTGGGCTCTTCGCTCGACCTGGAAGGGGTGGCACCCGAGCTCGGTGAGGGGCATGGACAGGGCCCAGGACGGGGCCAGAACCCTCCAGCAGCACAGGAAGGGGCTGCAGGGAACGGGAGGCTTGGAGACTGGAGGCtgggctgatgggggggggggggggccagagaGGACACAGGTGAGTCTCAGGTCATGAGGGGTCCGGGGGCCCCCCTGGGAGGCCTGTGACGGTCCTGGTGGAGAACACAGCCGAGGAAGAAAAACTGGGGAAGGGGATCGAGGAGAAGGAAGCTGGAAAAAGTgctcagagaagtcagagaagtcaGAGATCAATGTCATCGTCTGCAGcgaaagggcgggggggggggggggggcgcggcagGGGGGGTGTGTGCTCTCTTTCCAGGCTGGGAAGAGTAAAAAGGGTCAGTGTAGACACTGGTCACACAGCATGCAGCTGCGACCATGTGACCCCGAGCAGGCCCTCGGATGGCTCTACTAGGACCGTGACCCCCAGGACACACACAGCCAAGGACCAGCAAGGCCCTCACCTGGAAAGAAGACGAACATCTGGTCAGTGGGGTCGTCGTTGTGGGCCACCAGCACTGTGAGGTCTGTGCGCCGTGGCCGCCCTTCACTCGGCTTGTCCCCAAACTGGGCCTTGAACTCTTCCAGTGTCTGGTCCAGCTCATCCTGGGTCACCAGGTAGCCACGGTCATGGcagagctgcagagagagagagagagagagagagagagagctagcccAGTGACctcagggcagagagagctggcGGGAAGCGCTCGGGCCAGATGAGGCCACTGCAGAGAAGGACACGGGGTTTGGGGGCCTGATGCGACAGGTGCGTGTAGACGTCAGACGGAAATGGGCAGGTGGGGACACAGACCAGGGCACGCCCCAAGAGAGCCCCTGCGCTGCTCCAGACAACCAGCTGCCACACACGCAACTGTCACCTTATCCTGAGCCTCGGGGACAGGCCGTGACCGGGAAGCGGTGGGGCAGAGCTATGGCCCTGGGGTCTGGGTGGGAGGGGCACTGCTGGGCTGGCCAGGGCTCCTCCAGTGGGCGAAGAGGAtccagatggagagagggaaggtcAGAGCTGCTACCCGGCCCTGCGCCCACCCCTTTTCTCCATGAGCCCCCTGGCCTGATTGTCCCTCCAGAGCCTGCAGGGCCCCCAGCGCAGCCCCTGGGCACGGCTGCTCTGGTCCCTGCCTTAGAGCAGCTTTGCAAAGCGGTAAGAAGAGGCTGAATGCGGCCGCCTGGGCTTAGTTCCGGCGGGATTTCTCCCAGGCCTGGGATCGCACGGGTCCCCTCCCACCGGGCGGCTAAACCGCACGCCTTGCAGCGAACGCTCAGCCAGACTGTTGCTGATAGTTGTCCCGAACAACGCGAGGAGCTCAAAGGTGGCGGCCGAGGCCGTGAAGTAGCCGCCGAACAGAAACATCAGTCAGACGCCCTCACTGACCAGCAGGGCTCCCCCCAAGCCCCGATTCTGGGATTCTGTCAGGCACCCGGGCTAGAGCCCAAGCCTTCCAGGAACAGGCCCAAATGGGAGAACAGGGGTCCGCCGTCTCTCTCCAGCTCGAGGgagaccccctcctccccactcccaccccccgcccctccccgggaCCGCCGGACTCCCGGCTCGGCCACAGGCCGTCGGCCCCTCCGTCCTCCACGCGCCCCGGCCCCGCTGCGCGCCGCAGGGACCTCGTCCTGGTCCGACCTCGCCGCGTTAGCCGAGCAGGCTCACCTGCATGATGGTCTTGCGGATCTTCCACAGCCGGTACGTCTCCTCCTCGTCGTCCATGGCCGCCGCCGCTCCGCGTCAACGCGCCCCAGCCCGGCAGTACCCTCACCGACTGCGCCTGCGCCGAGCCATTGTCAAGCCCCCAGTCCGTCTCGTGGAGGGCTGTCGACAGCGAACGCCTGAATCCAGACAACTTCGGGAGCGGCAGCGCCAAGGGCAGCCCGGGCCTTCTGAGAGCGGCGGTTGGCTGCGCGAGAGGCGTGCGAACGGAACCGCCCACTCTCGCCTCGGCAGTTCTCGCGTGGCCTTGGCCGCAGGGCCTCTCGGGAGTTGTGGTTTCCGCTCAACGCTGGTCTCTGCGTTAGATTTAGAATCGTGGGAGGCGGAGGCGAGCTAcgggaggggaaactgaggccggacGGAGGCAGCGGTCTCCTCGCTTCCCAGAGAGGGCCGGGCAACTTTGTAGGCCCTTTGTAAATATGCATCCAGGTGCTGCGGGCCGCGTCCAACTTAATGCCCATGAGCCTTGGTGTTCCGTTCTGTGCAATGGAAATAAAGTGTCCCCGTTTAGAGGGTTAGGTGAGAGTCTAAAGGGACGGCTGTGCTTGGGAGGAGCCTGGCATAGCTCCTGGGCTCATGAGGTGCTCCCACCTGTGTCTCCCCGCAACTCCCACTGCGcatccacccctgcccccagctcagcGCTCGCCCCATTGGAGGCGCATCAGGAGCTTCTCATTGAGCGATACGTTCACAGAGACAGACATTccagggagacacaggacagaAACGGTGAGCACAACAGACGATAATGTTACAAGGTGACAATGCTATGGAAGAAAAGGTAGACCACGCTAAGCAACGTGGGAGACTTTCAGTGTCAAATGGGGAGGAGCTCAGGGAAGGCAAGGAGCGAGAGAGACTCTGGCAAAAGCCCAAATAGAAGGAGGAAGCTGTGGGAATGTCTATAGAAAGGTCTATCAAAAGGTAcagcgtgtgcaaaggccctgaggccgcACTTTGCCTGGTGAGTTGGCAGCAAGGAggcctgtggggggaggggaggacaggaggTTAAAGAGTGCAGTGAGGCAAACCCTGGGAGGCCTTGTTGCTTGGGTTGAAAAGCTTGGGTTAACTTTGTCAGTCACTCTCAGTGTTTGAGCAGGGAGACcaaggaggggtggagaggatgACCTGGGCAGAGCAGTGGGCAGAGTCCTGGTATTCTGAAGGTGGAGCCCACAGATTTGCAGATGGACGGGACacggagaagagagagacagagagggaggagggagaacaggGCAGCCCTGACTGGGGCCAACAGGCCAGGGAGAGACAGGTGTGGGTGACAGATTAGAAAGGGGCTCTGGAGGGGCGCCACTGggagtggcccagtcggttgagcgtgtgacttcagctcaggtcatgatcttgcggtttgtgggttcgggccccatgtggggctctgtgctgacagctcggagcccggaacctgcttcagattctgtgtctccctctctctctgcccctcccctgttcatgctctgtctctctctgtctcccaaaaataaattgaataatttaaaaatttaaaaaaagaaagaaaggggctctgggggcacctggctggctcagttggtggaggaGAAGTTCAcgctccacattgggcatagagattacttaaaaaataagaataaagaaaaaagaaagaaaagaaagaagaaatgatctCCTTGCGGCCCAAGGAGAGAGATCAAGGAGACCTTGGGATATGAGTGGAATCCAGGGCAAAGTCCAAGgttgggaggcggggggggggggggggtgcagcagACTTGTGGGAGTCAATGGAGATCGGAGGCTGGGCGCGGTCACCGAACAGATCCGAGACCAGGACTGGAGCCTTGCCAAGATGTGGAGGCcgaggagagggaagaagcagCGGAAGGGCACAGAGCGGGGCACAGATCCTGAAGCAGTGGCCTGGCCTCCAGTCCTGGCTGTGTGAACCGAGGCACATCCCTTAGCAATTTTGTACCTAAAtgtctcccttccccctgcctcgTAGAACAGGGACAAAAACAGCACCCGCTTCTCAGGGCGCTTGATTAACGATGGCAGTGCCTGGCACCAGCAGTGTTACATGAGTGCTCCTTGGTAGAATAAAGGGCGGTAGGAGGTTGCCAGGTGCCCTGGAACCAGGTGAAGAAAGcgtctggaggaggaggagggagagaccaACCATCACGGCCACGAAACGGCAGTTTGAGTCTGAGCAGATGTGAAGATTGGACGGGAGCTTGGTGACCCCAAGGAGGGCAGGTCAGGAGGGGGCCTGGCCAGGGTGGGATGGATGAGAGGAAAGGAGTTGGAGATGTGGACGCGAATGCCAAGGGGAGGGGGGCCaagggtggaaggagagggagcTAGGAGCGGTTTTAAGATGGGAGAAAAGGCATCTGTCTAGGTTGCTGGCGTGAAGGCAGATCTGGCAAGGGGAGAAGGCAGGACTGTTGgaacctgggggcggggggaggccggCTCCAAGGAAAGGTGGCCCGGATAGTACCCCAAGAGGGCCCAGGCATGGGTGGCAGGTGAATACAGTAGTGGGTGTGTAGATGTTAGGCAGTCCTGCTGTTCCACAGGGCACAGAAGAGACAGGAGAAAGGGCTCACAGGGCCAGGTGGGCCTCAGGACCCCAGAGAGGCTGCCAAGGCCTGAGCATCATTCTGATGATTCAGAGTCCAGTGACTGTGCCCTCAGCGccaggacacagagacacagagtggcAAGCTGCTCCTTCGCACCTCTCGCCATGCTGTATCACATGGCCGAGGCTGAGTCCAGAACTCTGGCCGCCATCCACACGCTCCTGGGTGGGGATATAAAATGGAGTGGATGGAAAACAGTCCGGCAGCTGCTCACGAGGTTAAACGAGGCTTAGCATCTGACccggcaattccactcctaggtgcataccaaggagaaatgaaaatgtacgaaaagagggagggggacaaaacagaagagactcctaaatatggggaacaaacagaggcttgctggaggggctgtgggagggggcatgggctaaatgggaaaggggcattaaggaatctactcctggaaatcattgttgcgctatatgctaatttggatgtaaattaaagaaaaaaaaaattttttttaattaaaaaaatgaaaatgtatgccCATACAAACACTTGTACAGCGTTACAAAGGCAAAAGTTCAAAACAACCAAATTCCATCAATATATGAACAGGTAAACACACTGTCCACCACGCATGGGAACATTACTTGGCCACGAGCAGAGCAGGAGCGAGgcgcccacccccgccgccccacgGACGGACCCCGAACACacgacgctcagggagggaacccGACACGAGATGCCACACGGAGTGTGAATCCACGTGTGTGAAACTTCCAGAACAGGCTCTTCCACGGACAGGAAGGGGCTCGCTCatgggggccgggggctgggggaggggacagggagtgACTGATGATGGGGACTGGGTTTCCTTTGGGGTGATGGGATGTTCTGGAATTACCTAGCGGAGAtggttgtacattttaaatatcttaaaaaagtGTGCActtcaaaatggctaaaatagtggattttatgttatgtgaattttatctcaattagAAAAACTTTCCACTTTGAAAAGGCCTCTCGCCAGTGGCCAGCTGAGCCCCCTCACTGGGGACACACAGGAACTTAGGCCACCacagggaagccttcctggagccTTGAGACTGTCCCAAGACTCCACGGCCCCCTCTGT from Panthera leo isolate Ple1 chromosome A2, P.leo_Ple1_pat1.1, whole genome shotgun sequence includes:
- the POLR2E gene encoding DNA-directed RNA polymerases I, II, and III subunit RPABC1; its protein translation is MDDEEETYRLWKIRKTIMQLCHDRGYLVTQDELDQTLEEFKAQFGDKPSEGRPRRTDLTVLVAHNDDPTDQMFVFFPEEPKVGIKTIKVYCQRMQEENITRALIVVQQGMTPSAKQSLVDMAPKYVLEQFLQQELLINITEHELVPEHVVMTKEEVTELLARYKLRENQLPRIQAGDPVARYFGIKRGQVVKIIRPSETAGRYITYRLVQ